From Pigmentibacter ruber, a single genomic window includes:
- the metE gene encoding 5-methyltetrahydropteroyltriglutamate--homocysteine S-methyltransferase has protein sequence MSVSTANLGFPRIGDNRELKKGLENFWQKKIPESELNVIGYKIKLNNWFLQKELGINYIPSNDFTFYDHILDMAILLGAVPKKFLVIENPLDRYFAMARGFQNNEKKIDIVALEMTKWFDTNYHYIVPELEEFQIFKLNASKILHDFLDAKSLGITTRPVIVGPFSFLLLAKFADSKIEKSTLTLLDSLLPIYEQLLIALAQIGVEWVQIDEPCLCYDADPTKMKYFEKAYQKLNSLKLKPKLMLTTYFASVEKHIDLFSQLNFDGIHLDLIRAENQLEQALTKISPNTTLSLGLIDGRNIWKGNLNHAYSLLNYTVSKRNSNNVIIAPSCSLLHSPINLNYEEKLKSDIKKLLAFSVQKLEEINLLKRVFLTKNLVLLKENIEILANRNYANLNSQKINNENNFKLSEQFLKRKSPHAIRSEIQKIKLRLPNYPTSTIGSFPQTEQVRKMRANWRNGSISNENYSQFMQREIQQCISKQDEIGLDVFVHGEFERNDMVEFFAENLDGFAFTMNGWVQSFGSRCVKPPIIYGDVARKSALTVEWTTYAQSITNKPIKGMLTGPVTILQWSFCREDQPKKETCLQIALAIREEILELEKLGIKIIQVDEPAIREGLPLQKENWGNYLDWAVQAFKLATSGVKDETQIHTHMCYSSFGEILPAIIALDADVISIEMSRSQLELFSDFTKISYPNEIGPGVYDIHSPRIPSKDEIVSLLKKASLIFPKNKIWVNPDCGLKTRSWNEVEPALKNMVSAAKELRCNDT, from the coding sequence ATGTCTGTTTCAACAGCAAATTTAGGTTTTCCACGAATTGGAGATAATAGGGAATTAAAAAAGGGATTAGAAAATTTTTGGCAAAAAAAAATCCCAGAATCAGAATTAAATGTTATTGGCTATAAAATTAAACTAAATAATTGGTTCCTACAAAAAGAATTAGGAATCAATTATATTCCAAGTAACGACTTTACATTTTATGATCATATTTTGGATATGGCTATTCTTTTAGGTGCAGTGCCAAAAAAATTTCTGGTAATAGAAAATCCTTTAGATAGATACTTTGCGATGGCGAGAGGTTTCCAAAATAATGAAAAAAAAATTGATATAGTAGCACTTGAAATGACAAAATGGTTTGATACTAATTACCACTATATTGTCCCAGAATTGGAAGAATTTCAAATTTTTAAATTAAATGCAAGTAAAATTTTGCATGATTTTTTAGATGCAAAGTCACTAGGAATAACTACACGCCCTGTTATTGTGGGTCCATTTTCGTTTCTTTTGTTAGCAAAATTTGCTGACAGCAAAATTGAAAAATCAACGTTAACTCTTCTTGATTCTCTGTTACCTATATATGAACAGCTATTAATTGCTTTAGCACAAATAGGTGTTGAATGGGTTCAAATTGATGAACCATGTCTTTGTTATGATGCAGACCCCACTAAAATGAAATACTTTGAGAAAGCATATCAAAAATTAAACTCTTTGAAATTAAAACCAAAATTAATGTTAACAACATATTTTGCATCAGTAGAAAAGCATATTGATCTTTTTTCTCAACTAAATTTTGATGGAATTCATCTTGACTTAATTAGAGCTGAAAATCAATTAGAACAGGCATTAACAAAAATTTCTCCGAATACAACATTATCACTTGGATTAATAGATGGAAGAAATATTTGGAAAGGAAATTTAAATCATGCCTATTCACTTTTAAACTATACAGTTTCCAAAAGAAATTCTAATAATGTTATAATTGCTCCTTCTTGTTCTCTTCTTCATTCACCTATTAATTTAAATTATGAAGAAAAATTAAAATCAGATATAAAAAAATTATTAGCGTTTTCTGTCCAAAAATTAGAAGAAATAAACTTATTAAAGAGAGTATTTTTAACAAAAAACTTAGTCTTATTAAAAGAAAATATTGAAATTTTAGCTAATAGAAACTATGCTAATCTTAATTCCCAAAAAATAAACAATGAAAATAATTTTAAATTATCAGAACAATTTTTGAAGAGAAAATCACCGCATGCAATTCGTAGTGAAATACAAAAAATAAAATTAAGATTACCCAATTATCCAACAAGTACAATTGGATCGTTTCCACAAACTGAGCAAGTAAGAAAAATGCGTGCTAATTGGCGCAATGGAAGTATATCAAATGAAAACTATAGTCAATTTATGCAACGAGAAATTCAGCAATGCATAAGTAAACAAGATGAAATAGGGCTTGACGTATTTGTTCACGGTGAATTCGAACGAAATGATATGGTAGAATTTTTTGCCGAAAATCTAGATGGTTTTGCATTTACAATGAATGGTTGGGTACAAAGTTTTGGTTCCCGCTGCGTGAAACCGCCAATAATTTATGGTGATGTTGCAAGAAAATCTGCCTTAACAGTTGAATGGACAACCTATGCTCAATCAATAACGAATAAACCAATAAAAGGAATGCTCACAGGACCCGTCACAATTCTTCAATGGTCATTTTGTCGAGAAGATCAGCCCAAAAAAGAAACTTGTTTGCAAATCGCATTGGCAATCAGGGAAGAGATTCTTGAATTAGAAAAATTAGGGATAAAAATTATTCAAGTTGATGAACCAGCAATTCGCGAGGGTTTACCTTTACAAAAAGAAAATTGGGGAAATTATCTAGATTGGGCAGTGCAAGCTTTTAAGCTTGCTACAAGTGGAGTTAAGGATGAAACCCAAATCCATACGCATATGTGTTATTCGAGCTTTGGAGAAATACTTCCTGCAATTATAGCTCTAGATGCAGATGTTATTTCAATTGAAATGTCTCGTTCACAACTAGAACTTTTCTCTGATTTTACTAAAATTAGTTACCCTAATGAAATTGGCCCTGGTGTTTATGACATTCATTCACCAAGAATTCCAAGTAAAGATGAAATTGTTTCTTTACTAAAAAAAGCCTCACTTATTTTTCCAAAAAATAAAATTTGGGTAAATCCCGATTGCGGTTTAAAAACGAGATCTTGGAATGAAGTTGAACCTGCCTTAAAAAATATGGTCTCTGCTGCAAAGGAATTACGTTGTAATGACACTTAA
- a CDS encoding F-box protein, producing the protein MNFKGAILSLILLNTTSAFSMNNSTEIDSFPHEIMANIFSYLKPNDLNSLENTNKKLNSNIKSHNSYLLNKKKTILSGNKETILAWIDYYKKQEIKPISEEVVINYNSDSAYDYNYFHYNSAKLSYIISEIRETFPNLKKFTLNEKTLNLSDQMDFNISNDTITFTGSANNIRNLFGLINTNSEIKNIILNFKKDVYHTNPYSGYIVDSIAYQLPAIKTIAINDLDGVYFTCSYFFDSNELYKIYIKKQEKLHIIRNGVEQVYTYKDFAF; encoded by the coding sequence ATGAATTTTAAAGGCGCAATTTTATCTTTAATATTACTAAATACTACATCTGCTTTCAGTATGAATAACAGTACTGAAATTGATTCTTTTCCACATGAAATAATGGCAAATATTTTCTCATATCTAAAACCAAATGACCTTAATAGTCTAGAAAATACGAATAAAAAATTAAATAGCAATATAAAATCTCACAATTCCTATCTTTTAAATAAGAAGAAAACAATATTAAGTGGTAACAAAGAAACCATATTAGCATGGATTGATTATTATAAAAAACAAGAAATAAAACCTATATCTGAAGAAGTAGTCATTAATTATAATTCAGATTCAGCATACGATTATAATTACTTCCACTACAACTCTGCCAAACTAAGTTATATTATTTCAGAAATTAGAGAAACTTTTCCAAATTTAAAAAAATTTACATTAAATGAAAAAACTTTAAATTTATCAGACCAAATGGATTTCAATATAAGTAATGACACAATAACATTTACGGGTTCTGCTAATAATATTAGAAATCTGTTTGGGCTAATAAATACAAATTCTGAAATTAAAAATATTATTTTAAACTTTAAAAAAGATGTTTATCACACAAATCCATACTCAGGTTATATTGTAGACTCTATTGCTTATCAGTTACCAGCGATTAAAACAATTGCCATAAATGACCTTGACGGAGTATACTTTACTTGTAGTTATTTCTTTGATAGTAATGAATTATATAAAATTTATATTAAAAAACAAGAAAAATTACATATAATCAGAAATGGTGTTGAACAAGTTTATACTTATAAAGATTTTGCTTTTTAA
- a CDS encoding fatty acid desaturase, translating into MLKDNIRDITNAIKFISQENKIYDLKKLEKTSNLFSIFFIIYLWSSILGVWYLVAYKSYYFFPLAIFIIGIQQRTLRNILHDASHYSLFKNAFINDLAANIFAGYSFFEKISYFRKSHLEHHKFLGIKDKDPDFVSIEDLDPSNQKNSFCIFLTAIKSNRWITSSYLGNLLIFKFKEYIETLVWWIFFTIVMLLCFSLKNFLIFLSLWFAAKFTVYHFLKVFMEISDHAGLPLNGIIIGTRNHPNKMTKFVFFPFGDNFHLTHHLFPKIQTFKLEKMHKILYNWDQYRTACNPENYIRGNNSELKSWTNFRLKCFEENNL; encoded by the coding sequence ATGTTAAAAGATAATATCCGAGACATCACAAATGCTATAAAATTTATCTCACAAGAAAATAAAATTTATGATTTAAAAAAATTAGAAAAAACTTCAAATTTATTTAGCATTTTTTTTATTATTTACCTTTGGTCAAGTATTCTTGGTGTATGGTATCTCGTCGCATACAAAAGCTATTATTTTTTCCCTTTAGCAATTTTTATTATTGGCATTCAACAGAGAACCTTAAGAAATATCTTACATGACGCTTCACATTATAGCTTATTTAAAAATGCATTTATAAATGATTTAGCTGCAAATATATTTGCTGGTTATTCTTTTTTTGAAAAAATTTCATATTTTAGAAAATCACACTTAGAACACCATAAATTTTTAGGTATCAAAGATAAAGATCCTGATTTCGTCAGTATTGAAGACCTTGATCCTTCTAATCAAAAAAATAGTTTTTGTATTTTTTTAACGGCCATAAAAAGCAACCGTTGGATTACAAGTTCCTATTTAGGAAATTTATTAATTTTTAAATTTAAAGAGTATATAGAAACATTAGTTTGGTGGATTTTTTTTACAATAGTGATGCTTTTGTGTTTCTCTCTAAAAAACTTTCTCATTTTTTTAAGTCTTTGGTTTGCTGCCAAGTTTACAGTATACCATTTTTTAAAAGTATTCATGGAAATTTCTGACCATGCAGGTCTTCCATTAAATGGTATTATTATCGGAACAAGAAATCATCCAAACAAGATGACAAAATTTGTTTTTTTCCCATTTGGTGATAATTTTCATTTGACACATCACTTATTCCCAAAAATTCAAACCTTTAAATTAGAAAAAATGCATAAAATATTATATAATTGGGATCAATATAGAACAGCATGCAATCCTGAAAACTATATCAGAGGTAATAATTCTGAACTAAAAAGTTGGACAAATTTTAGATTAAAATGTTTTGAAGAAAATAATTTATAG
- a CDS encoding serine hydrolase domain-containing protein, producing the protein MKIWHFKSLAYISTFSILLSLNSCKNDSKSSSNSPNSESTINEINTYLTDFFSTEKDKSGITGIPLTFQCKNYFASNAKTFNIGTQSKNGDELTNESLFQIGSNSKVFLSVVMLQLEQEGLVSIEDPISKYLSDKYPLWKNIKIKNLLNMTSGIPNYTGEKDVIGEILIHFKNDPKKNVTSEEILFSVKDKPLLVQTTNKFSYSNTNYVLAGEIIKAITGKDISEEISDRIIKPLGLKNTFYITTYPKSNVKYPKHLMSGYYYITDDKFRIFDNWTDIIDFSMSWGNAAGSITANSIDLNNFIRSLFAGKLLNPDQLKKLTTMVDTNTGEELSEGVNEKSNSGYGLGIAAIYNSTLKEIEYRHGGGTFGFRSQMRYFPSIKASYVIAFNSSEVGKENEMTLYKNIDNYILKNCK; encoded by the coding sequence ATGAAAATTTGGCATTTTAAAAGTTTAGCTTACATCTCAACATTTTCTATTTTACTGAGTTTAAATTCTTGTAAGAATGATTCTAAATCTTCTTCAAATAGCCCTAATAGTGAAAGCACTATAAATGAAATTAACACTTATTTAACAGATTTTTTCTCGACAGAAAAAGACAAAAGCGGAATTACAGGAATTCCATTAACCTTCCAATGTAAAAACTATTTTGCATCTAATGCTAAGACCTTCAATATAGGTACTCAAAGTAAAAATGGAGATGAATTAACTAATGAAAGCTTATTTCAAATTGGAAGCAATTCAAAAGTATTCTTGAGTGTGGTTATGCTGCAATTAGAGCAAGAAGGCTTAGTAAGTATTGAAGATCCTATTTCAAAGTATTTAAGTGACAAATATCCTTTATGGAAAAATATTAAAATTAAAAATTTATTAAATATGACATCTGGTATACCAAATTATACAGGAGAAAAAGATGTTATCGGCGAAATATTAATTCATTTTAAAAATGATCCCAAAAAAAATGTAACTTCAGAAGAAATTCTATTTTCAGTTAAAGATAAGCCTCTTTTAGTTCAAACTACAAATAAATTTAGTTACTCTAATACAAACTATGTATTAGCTGGTGAAATAATTAAAGCTATAACCGGTAAAGATATCTCAGAAGAAATTTCTGATCGTATTATAAAACCTTTAGGTTTAAAAAATACTTTCTATATAACAACTTATCCGAAAAGTAATGTTAAATATCCAAAACACTTGATGAGCGGTTATTATTATATTACTGATGATAAATTTAGAATTTTTGATAACTGGACTGACATTATAGATTTTTCTATGTCATGGGGAAATGCCGCAGGATCAATAACTGCAAACTCTATTGATTTAAATAATTTCATAAGATCTTTATTTGCAGGAAAATTGTTAAATCCTGATCAATTAAAAAAATTAACAACTATGGTAGATACAAATACGGGTGAAGAACTATCAGAAGGTGTAAATGAAAAAAGTAACTCTGGTTATGGATTAGGAATCGCAGCAATTTATAATTCAACACTAAAAGAAATTGAATACCGTCATGGAGGTGGGACTTTTGGGTTTCGATCACAAATGAGATATTTCCCTTCAATAAAAGCATCTTATGTTATTGCATTCAATTCTAGTGAAGTTGGAAAAGAAAATGAAATGACGTTGTATAAAAATATTGATAATTATATTTTAAAAAACTGTAAATAA
- the lipA gene encoding lipoyl synthase has translation MQVENLTNQNLNQISSSLIENRDEVFAKLASLAVEPEYHPKTGRPLKPSWLKVGLTGGETLYTIKNNLREKKLYTVCEEARCPNISSCWNTGTATFMIMGDVCTRGCRFCHIKTGNPEGLLDSEEPYKVADSIKTMNLNYAVITMVDRDDLPDGGANHIKKTIEEIHKQNPLTKVEILAGDFNGKEDSINKVVHAGRGLDVFAHNIETVRRLSPRVRDARAKYQQSLQVLEKAIKIGPKGMFTKSAIMLGLGETFSEIEEALFDLRQVGVEIITIGQYLQPTPKHLTVKRFVHPEEFNFWSSLAKQMGFKAVAAGPLVRSSYKASELFPEI, from the coding sequence ATGCAAGTCGAAAATTTAACTAACCAAAATCTCAATCAAATTTCTTCTTCGCTGATTGAAAATAGGGATGAAGTTTTTGCGAAACTTGCCTCTCTTGCAGTGGAACCTGAATACCATCCTAAAACGGGTAGACCTTTAAAACCATCTTGGTTAAAAGTTGGTCTCACTGGTGGTGAAACCTTATATACTATTAAAAATAATTTACGGGAAAAAAAACTATATACTGTTTGCGAAGAAGCTCGCTGTCCTAATATTTCTTCTTGTTGGAATACCGGTACTGCCACTTTTATGATTATGGGAGATGTTTGTACTCGTGGCTGCCGTTTCTGCCATATTAAAACAGGGAATCCTGAAGGTCTCCTTGATTCAGAGGAACCTTATAAAGTAGCAGACAGTATTAAAACTATGAATTTAAACTATGCCGTAATAACTATGGTAGATAGAGATGACTTACCTGATGGTGGTGCAAACCACATCAAAAAAACAATTGAAGAAATTCATAAACAAAACCCCCTTACAAAAGTTGAAATACTTGCCGGTGACTTTAATGGAAAAGAAGACAGCATTAACAAAGTTGTACATGCTGGGCGTGGATTAGATGTATTTGCTCATAATATAGAAACAGTTCGCCGCTTGAGTCCAAGGGTGCGCGATGCCCGTGCTAAATATCAGCAAAGTCTTCAAGTTTTAGAAAAGGCAATTAAAATTGGCCCAAAGGGAATGTTCACTAAGAGTGCTATTATGCTTGGATTAGGCGAGACTTTTTCTGAAATAGAGGAAGCTTTGTTTGATCTTAGACAAGTAGGAGTTGAAATCATTACTATAGGTCAATATTTGCAGCCTACTCCAAAACATCTTACTGTAAAAAGATTTGTCCATCCTGAAGAATTTAATTTTTGGTCTTCCTTAGCAAAACAAATGGGATTCAAAGCGGTTGCTGCAGGTCCTTTAGTAAGAAGTTCTTATAAAGCTTCAGAATTGTTTCCTGAAATATAA
- a CDS encoding S66 family peptidase, translating into MTLNNIIKPKALKFGATAGIFTASSPAHIWFKEKYFHAIEQLKKNGFKIHERQITKQFISQGYRTACPKERAQEFMDLIENPKVDFLIATIGGFNSSSLLPYLDFKKIAQARKIISGYSDITSLHMGILTQASLSTFYGPAVIPTFGEWPEGFSESIASFKNLSSETKLNNYEIKPFKYWSNHFRNALNSEWKTGKRKYHLNNGVKILNQGYAEAPIIIANLNTLCSLAGTKYFPDLKGKILLIEDEHASFTEEERALTHLKLLGVFDNIVGLIIGKPEILENKNAPFTYEDLILEIVGKQNYPIVSQFDCGHTHPSHTLAQTLNVKIGATNENFNFEILEAAVCD; encoded by the coding sequence ATGACACTTAATAATATTATTAAGCCTAAAGCTTTGAAGTTCGGTGCTACAGCAGGAATATTTACAGCATCTTCGCCTGCACATATTTGGTTTAAAGAAAAATATTTTCATGCAATTGAACAGCTTAAAAAAAATGGATTTAAAATTCACGAAAGACAAATAACAAAACAATTTATTTCTCAAGGATATAGGACTGCTTGTCCAAAGGAACGTGCACAAGAATTTATGGATCTTATTGAGAACCCTAAAGTAGATTTTTTAATTGCTACGATAGGAGGATTTAATTCTTCCTCCTTGTTACCATATCTTGATTTCAAAAAAATTGCTCAAGCTAGAAAGATAATTTCTGGTTATAGCGACATTACTTCACTGCATATGGGAATACTAACTCAGGCAAGTTTATCTACATTTTATGGCCCTGCAGTTATCCCTACATTTGGTGAATGGCCTGAAGGATTTTCAGAATCTATTGCCTCTTTTAAAAATTTATCCTCTGAAACCAAATTAAATAATTATGAAATTAAACCATTTAAATATTGGAGTAATCATTTTCGCAATGCTTTAAATTCCGAATGGAAAACAGGTAAAAGAAAATACCACTTGAATAATGGTGTAAAAATATTGAATCAAGGATATGCTGAAGCTCCAATAATTATCGCCAATTTAAATACATTATGTTCACTTGCTGGAACAAAATATTTTCCTGATTTAAAAGGAAAAATATTATTAATTGAAGATGAGCATGCATCTTTTACCGAAGAAGAACGCGCCTTAACACATCTAAAATTATTAGGTGTATTCGATAATATTGTTGGTCTAATAATCGGCAAACCAGAGATATTAGAAAATAAAAATGCCCCATTTACTTATGAAGATCTTATATTGGAAATTGTAGGTAAACAGAACTACCCAATTGTAAGCCAATTTGATTGTGGGCATACTCATCCATCACACACATTAGCGCAAACGCTTAATGTGAAAATTGGTGCTACAAATGAAAATTTTAATTTTGAGATTTTAGAAGCTGCAGTATGCGACTAA
- a CDS encoding phosphate signaling complex PhoU family protein translates to MSRISSLEVQLNNVKTLLRTMCDAVNAGIHTLMQHFEHPNPNKLIKIVVLDSEIDNLERAIDTLILQILATQQPLGYELRLAYACAKIAHHVERIGDAVESLARQLVNGDIPEQKEIFLEMLGNAKDLFQRSYSAMFEGDLTLIHEIHVLDDKVDFKQRELYRIAKTILKKNTKDSIDKALRIISMSSKIEKIADLCCNWAEQIDLAENGVMRRKIHKQKYRLIFMDNVGGLQASIAASILYQNVKEIVDLSVVASQPMKSNNILNFSNILAEYEITPQIFPIARIPSMNWNKALMLIILGNFELPKEELEVVPYKTVQIIWPEINFFPDELENDGKKFKEFVTLLQERTNQLVQIIARTQTQNE, encoded by the coding sequence ATGTCACGAATTTCAAGTCTTGAAGTACAACTTAATAATGTAAAGACGTTATTGCGTACCATGTGTGATGCTGTGAATGCAGGAATCCATACTTTAATGCAGCATTTTGAACATCCCAATCCCAATAAGCTTATTAAAATAGTTGTTTTAGACTCTGAAATAGATAATTTAGAAAGAGCTATAGATACACTAATCTTGCAAATACTCGCGACCCAACAACCGTTAGGCTATGAATTACGTTTGGCGTATGCATGTGCAAAAATTGCTCATCATGTAGAAAGAATAGGCGATGCAGTTGAAAGCTTGGCGCGACAATTAGTCAATGGTGATATTCCAGAACAAAAAGAAATTTTTTTAGAAATGTTGGGAAATGCAAAGGATCTTTTTCAAAGATCGTACTCGGCTATGTTTGAAGGCGATCTTACTTTAATTCATGAAATTCATGTGTTAGATGACAAGGTGGATTTCAAACAAAGAGAACTGTATAGAATTGCAAAAACAATTTTAAAGAAAAATACAAAAGATAGTATTGATAAAGCTTTAAGAATTATAAGCATGAGTTCAAAAATTGAAAAAATAGCTGATCTTTGTTGTAATTGGGCTGAACAAATTGATTTGGCTGAAAATGGTGTGATGCGTAGAAAAATTCATAAACAAAAATATAGACTTATATTTATGGATAATGTCGGAGGTTTACAAGCTAGTATTGCAGCTTCCATTTTATATCAAAACGTAAAAGAAATTGTTGATCTTTCTGTTGTCGCAAGTCAACCTATGAAAAGTAATAATATTTTAAATTTTTCAAATATTTTAGCTGAATACGAAATAACCCCACAAATTTTTCCCATTGCACGCATTCCTTCAATGAATTGGAATAAAGCTTTAATGTTGATTATATTAGGTAATTTTGAATTACCAAAAGAAGAACTGGAAGTTGTTCCTTATAAGACTGTCCAAATTATTTGGCCTGAGATAAATTTTTTTCCTGATGAATTAGAAAATGATGGGAAAAAATTTAAAGAATTTGTTACTCTATTGCAAGAAAGAACAAATCAATTAGTGCAAATTATTGCCAGAACACAAACACAAAATGAATAA